The Lathyrus oleraceus cultivar Zhongwan6 chromosome 5, CAAS_Psat_ZW6_1.0, whole genome shotgun sequence genome includes the window TTAGGGTCTGTGTTCActtggaaaaaacttacctagAATGTCACCTGATACTGCTCAGGACATTGAGGAAGAAAGGtttgaggaagaagatgacacgttggtcaatcttgtgaaaacaagtgtagccAATAGACTGAGAAAgaggaagagtatggctgagataaggacagagaaaagggttgctggtataggtccctccaaatcttggagtaaagtagagttcaggaagaagaaagacagtgaAAGTTCTGAATCTAATGAAGGCGATGTTCCAGACATCTCCTCTGACAAAAGAAAGGCTGTAAAGAAGTCTTCCAACAAAGTATCTGCTATGCACCTAGACAAATGGAGGTTTGtcactcaaagaagggtagcagttgaaagagaattaGGGAAAGAGACTGTTGAAGTAAAGGAAGTAATGGAGCTAATCAAGGcagctggtcttatgaaaactgtgactgctttgcctcaatgctatgaagggatagtcaaagaattcattgtaaACATTCCTGATGAGAGTTATGGAAAAAGCAGCAGGGAGGTCTGCAAAGTGGTTGTtaggggtaagtgtgtgaaactaTCACCTACTGTCATTAACAAGTTTCTGGGGAGAGGAACTGATGAAGGGGTAGATCTAGAGGCCACAGATAATGAGATCTGTAGGATgattacagctggccaagttaatGAATGGCCAAGTAGGAAACACCTTGCAGCTAGTAAACTAACTGTCAAGTATCCCATCTTGCATAAGATTCGTTCTGCAAATTGGGTTcctactaatcacatatctacCCTCTCCATTGCTCTTGGGAGGATCATTCATGCTATTGGATCAAGGGataactatgattttggcaagttcatatttgaaCAAACCATTAGACATGCTTCCACCAATGCTATTAAGTTGCCCATTGCATTCACATCTATCATCTGTGGGATCATCCTGAGTCAAAAACCAGGAATCTTGAGTACAAGTGATATTCCTAGCAGGAGGAAAACCCCTCTGTCCATCCATTACAAGTTGTTTGAAGGAAGTCATGTCaaggatgtcatgacatctggtAGAAGGGAGTCTACAACTAAAGGAAGCTTGATTGACCAACTGAAAGAGACCTGCAAAGAATTGGAAGATGGTATAAGGGTGGTCAGGGCCAGAAAGGAAGCTTTAGAAGTCCTCATCTGTAGCCTGGAAAGGGAAGACAGAGAAAAGGCTGGAAAGGAATCAAATAAATGATCCCAATCCAGTGGAGGTTCTAGAAGCTCAGAAAGTTCTGAAGGTACAggtgaagatgaagatgaaggtgaaggagatacttcttcttctgattaattgTCCCTGGCTGTGTTGAAGACTTGGAGGGGTGCTGGAAGGTGTGGTGGAAGTTGGGCTGATGTTTGGAAAGCTGATGTTCTTTCtgttttttgtattttgtggcagtcctcatgATGCCTattatgtaatatttagggctcttaatgagctccttggatttgttcattatctcagctgtctgttgtgtataatgatggttGTGTAGTTCCTGAATATTCTgtttaacatgcttaatgttataacatctaTTTTAACTTTCTCTGCTAGAGTAATAGACttttattttgtctgattggtcacctttggtcaaaTTTTGACTATAAAGGGGGAGAAGgtgcttgatatggaagttggatgtggctggactggaggacaactattattggaagaagtgcacaggtgctacAACAGTATGGTTGTATGATTACAGATGTCAAacaggatgtctgatatggtgcacaggtgttgttGTTGTAGCAGATGTCATATGACATTCTGGCTAGTACAGGTGCTGATGATTTCAGTAGCTGTTTTTGttgaatgcacagatttagggggagatGAAGTACCCTGGTGTATTGggcatttgtgtgtcttactagttgcatctataactagtaattctgttgattgttgcacagattgagggggaggagaagtacccttgtgcatatgtgtattactagtagccatagctagtaattgttttgcttctgctgctaattaaactactattatgtggtttaactgctgatagtttaacttgtgaacaaaaaggacagatatatgttttaggcaaaatttgccaaagggggagtttgttgattctaagagttggcagcaattttggtaaaacaaagagtgttcacaagatgtcatgtgtgatgtcttaacatgagatatcctatgtacctgctagagttgaagaacatatgcaagcaggattgtttcagaatgccatatacattgacaaggcttctgatattggttgtacctgctgaagcttaaatggaagacatatgctacaggattgtttcagttgacatactcattgtcatggtaactgatatggctgtaactgctataaaaggaaactggattatgcaggatttttctagatgtcagacccgatgtcttgacatcttgttcacagaacattcagtatgaatgtctggtgttttgtgattgcacaattggtggcaatcattggttgattgaagatatggctagctggcgcattctatcagggatatcaaccagatttgtttattttccaaggagatctttacagctgatatgaaaagatttgattggaaaatatatctagggttttcaaggtgtccaatacttctataaaaagggacttagaaaacctgattaTACACACAACCTAGAttgagcgaaatttagagagagagctagggtttgtgtctgtaggtcattcaagtcatccatagatgattgaattggactgatttttcTTCTTAttcaaagctttgaagcaagatcaagagtgtgtcttcttgattgaaactgtgaagtaaaatcaagaatattgtaattgaaaagtattttcttttcacaagggattaCTGTAATcaatcacgggtgtgtgattgtaagggaagtgagtgggttctcatatctaagagtgcttaggtagaaattgcacgggtagagattaggtgataaagactgtaacttggtgaagtgtacggatagtctttgaactaattctattatagtgaatttccttcctggcttggtagccctcagacgtgggtgagttgcaccgaactgggttaacaattgcttgtgttatttgctttaccattctgtttctgtttatccattgtttataaccagatatcagtgtcgtgacattaccttcgacatcttatatctgataccagaatttcaaggatgggtgcaccctgtagtcactaaagaaggagaagccacgACTGAaaagaagcctgaagaacaatggtccaaggaggaggatgatcttgctcttggaaactctaaagccttgaatgcaatattcaatggtgtagacaagaatattttcaggctggtaaataactgtgaactggccaaagatgcttgggacattctcaagaccactcatgaaggcacctctagggtaaagatgtctagactcCAGCTGCTCACCTCaaagtttgaaaacttaaggatgaaagaagatgaaaacattcatgaatttcacatgagtatccttgagatagctaatgcttcaggagccctgggagagaagatgacagatggaaagttggtgagaaaaatacttaggtcactccctaagagatttgcaatgaaggtgactgccatagaagagtctcaagacatctccaacatgagggtacatgagttaattggctccctccaaacctttgagatgggattgtttgagggaactgaaaagaaaaccaagagcattgcctttgtttccaacacagaagagtaaaacagtcaagatgtggataaataatgggccaatgaagttgcaatgctggggagacagtttaacagactgttaaagaaaatggatgtcagatccaaggcaaatgtcaagaacatctcgtctgacatcagtaaatccaacaatgctagaagaaaagcaagagcagatgagaagtccaaagaaagaaaagaggttcagtgctatgaatgtgatgggtatggacacatctggtctgaatgtgggacctaccttaagaaacagaagatgagccttgctgccacatggtctgatgagagtgatactgaagaggctgcaaatcttgtgactgctttgacaggaagatgtgaatctgatgaagagtcaagtgatggtgaagtaacctttaAGGAATTGGCCTATACCTACAGAGAACTGTGTCAGAAAAGTGTTGAACTGAACAAACAGTCTTTAAACCAGGAAAAGgacataactcaacttgagaatgagaaggtagaattcttggaaaccatctccaaattgaaaacagaagttgtgactctaaaggtcaagctagatgaagatcaagaagttgagagccagaagatagtcCAACTGGAGAAAGAAAAAGCAGAATATGTGGAAACTATCCTCAAGCTAAAgactgaagttgtgctcttaaactcaaaactagaagaaacaaccaagtatgtaaggatgttgaacaatggatctgactccttagacaagattcttcagACTGGACAAATCACAGGAGTCAAATCTGGATTAGAGTACCATAAAACCAAGGCTGAAAGTAGCTACACTGgctgcaaacctcaagctaaacctaaatgcagcaatagtaagaggagttccaagatgtcacatcatatgtcacaccatCAGAAGAAAGAACAGCAAAAAtacaaacaccaaagatggagatgtcattactgtgggaaatttggacactcaagggccttctgctataagctgtatggttaccctacccacCTTCATCAGCAACAgcagaagagaaaacagcagtATGGCAgacaccaaagatggagatgccattactatgggaaagctggacactctaagtcttcctgttataagctgtatggt containing:
- the LOC127078453 gene encoding uncharacterized protein LOC127078453, producing the protein MEFLDEDLMEVTPLRMIPGNVPSSPSMTRAKQGIVKEFIVNIPDESYGKSSREVCKVVVRGKCVKLSPTVINKFLGRGTDEGVDLEATDNEICRMITAGQVNEWPSRKHLAASKLTVKYPILHKIRSANWVPTNHISTLSIALGRIIHAIGSRDNYDFGKFIFEQTIRHASTNAIKLPIAFTSIICGIILSQKPGILSTSDIPSRRKTPLSIHYKLFEGSHVKDVMTSGRRESTTKGSLIDQLKETCKELEDGIRVVRARKEALEVLICSLEREDREKAGKESNK